A stretch of Halanaerobiaceae bacterium ANBcell28 DNA encodes these proteins:
- a CDS encoding nitronate monooxygenase, whose protein sequence is MNFPKLKIADFEPKYPIIQGGMAIKVSMAKLASAVANEGGIGVIGASALTENELSSEIKKARDMTDGILAVNIMYAFTGFLDLLKTSIDSGIDMVISGAGFSRDMFSIAKDNNVPIVPIVSSLKLARISEKLGASAVVVEGGNAGGHLGTDKDSWDIVKKVKEKVSIPVIAAGDVVNPEDIKKMFDIGVDGVQMGTRFLATFESDVSDTFKDLLVKARESDVIRIMSSAGFPANAIKSKLVDLIQKGKAPRPANCVNCLKHCNRKYCIRETLLKARIGDQDNGVFFTGKGIEKINDIIPVKEVFERIKNFSLFQKEASK, encoded by the coding sequence TTTTCCCAAATTAAAAATTGCGGATTTTGAACCAAAGTATCCTATTATTCAAGGTGGTATGGCTATTAAAGTTTCGATGGCTAAATTAGCCAGTGCTGTAGCTAATGAAGGAGGAATAGGTGTTATTGGTGCATCTGCTCTAACAGAAAATGAGTTATCTAGTGAAATTAAAAAAGCTCGAGATATGACAGACGGTATATTGGCTGTGAATATCATGTATGCTTTTACAGGTTTTCTTGACTTGTTGAAGACTTCTATTGATTCAGGTATAGACATGGTTATTTCTGGAGCGGGTTTTTCTAGAGATATGTTTAGCATTGCTAAAGACAATAATGTACCTATTGTACCTATTGTATCATCTTTGAAGTTGGCTAGAATTTCAGAAAAATTAGGTGCTTCAGCAGTTGTAGTAGAGGGTGGAAATGCTGGTGGTCATCTAGGTACAGATAAAGATAGTTGGGATATTGTAAAGAAAGTAAAAGAAAAAGTCAGTATTCCTGTGATAGCAGCGGGTGATGTAGTTAACCCTGAAGATATCAAAAAGATGTTTGATATAGGTGTTGATGGTGTACAAATGGGAACACGCTTTCTAGCAACTTTTGAATCTGATGTTTCTGATACATTCAAAGATTTACTTGTTAAAGCTCGTGAAAGTGATGTTATTAGAATAATGAGTTCGGCAGGTTTTCCGGCTAATGCCATCAAAAGTAAGTTGGTAGATCTAATTCAAAAAGGCAAAGCACCTCGACCTGCAAATTGTGTAAATTGCCTTAAACATTGTAATCGTAAATATTGTATAAGAGAAACTCTTTTAAAAGCACGTATAGGTGATCAGGATAATGGTGTATTTTTTACAGGTAAAGGAATAGAAAAAATAAATGATATAATTCCTGTAAAAGAGGTTTTTGAACGAATAAAAAACTTTAGTTTATTTCAAAAAGAAGCAAGCAAATAG